Proteins from one Chroicocephalus ridibundus chromosome 16, bChrRid1.1, whole genome shotgun sequence genomic window:
- the ERRFI1 gene encoding ERBB receptor feedback inhibitor 1, translated as MSTAGVAAQEMRVPLKTGFLHTSQGMGSLKTCWSSHSGFENTFFNVDPIAVAYNLNPSAEQHLPPIGHSSNHASMNDHSFAESCIQVPSQKSSPPPVSPKNEQPISRYEDHLVPGFSKLSLTMGCVSEEIPPHMPIKNGPIQFLSASSNDRSSRPLPPLPIAEDLTPDEVDKEVEFLTSSDTDFLLEDYELPPFKSSAPSRRSFRGCGQINYAYFDTPTGPKPEDANPTQSLNGYISSIYPPPQQLHRRLRRSHSGPAGSLNKPVVRLSGHLNRSSPNSDEDKPEIPPRVPIPPRALKPDYRRWSAEVASSAYSDEDRPPKVPPREPLSRSNSRTPSPKSLPSYLNGVMPPTQSFAPDPKYVSSKALQRQNSEGSSNRVPCILPIIENGKKASSTHYYLLPERPPYLDKYEKFFREAEESSSNTDVQSWSGDCTATSAPAKLDSKPRMDIAGHLKRKHLSYVVSP; from the exons ATGTCAACTGCAGGAGTTGCTGCTCAGGAGATGAGAGTCCCATTAAAAACCGGATTTCTTCACACTAGTCAAGGCATGGGAAGTCTGAAAACCTGCTGGAGTAGCCACAGTGGATTTGAAAA caCTTTCTTTAATGTGGACCCTATAGCAGTGGCATATAATTTGAATCCATCAGCAGAGCAACATTTACCACCCATTG GGCACTCTTCCAACCATGCTTCCATGAATGACCACAGCTTTGCTGAAAGTTGCATCCAAGTCCCATCTCAGAAATCCAGCCCCCCTCCTGTAAGTCCCAAAAATGAACAGCCGATTTCAAGATATGAAGACCATCTGGTTCCTGGGTTTAGTAAACTGTCATTAACCATGGGCTGTGTTTCTGAAGAAATACCTCCTCACATGCCAATAAAAAACGGGCCAATTCAATTTCTGTCTGCGTCTTCCAATGACCGGAGCTCCAGACCACTACCCCCTCTGCCTATCGCTGAAGACCTTACTCCAGATGAGGTTGACAAAGAGGTGGAATTCCTGACTAGCTCAGATACTGACTTTTTGCTAGAAGATTATGAACTTCCTCCTTTCAAGTCCAGTGCTCCAAGCCGGCGGAGCTTTCGGGGCTGTGGACAAATCAATTATGCGTACTTTGATACTCCAACAGGACCAAAACCAGAAGATGCCAACCCTACACAAAGCCTAAATGGGTACATATCCAGTATTTATCCTCCTCCACAGCAGCTGCATCGACGTTTGCGAAGGTCCCATTCTGGGCCAGCTGGATCTCTTAATAAACCAGTAGTAAGACTATCTGGACACTTAAACAGGTCTTCTCCAAACTCTGATGAAGATAAACCAGAGATACCACCAAGGGTTCCCATACCTCCAAGGGCCCTCAAACCAGATTACAGAAGGTGGTCAGCAGAAGTTGCTTCTAGTGCATACAGTGATGAAGATAGGCCCCCGAAAGTGCCCCCAAGAGAACCTTTGTCACGCAGCAATTCCCGTACGCCGAGTCCCAAAAGCCTGCCGTCATACCTCAATGGGGTTATGCCCCCCACCCAGAGTTTTGCACCTGATCCTAAGTATGTCAGCAGCAAAGCTCTACAGAGACAAAATAGTGAAGGATCTTCCAACAGGGTCCCTTGCATTCTTCCGATTATTGAAAATGGTAAGAAGGCCAGTTCAACTCACTACTATCTGCTGCCTGAAAGGCCTCCGTATTTGGACAAATATGAGAAATTcttcagagaagcagaagaaagtagCTCTAACACAGACGTTCAGTCCTGGTCTGGTGACTGCACCGCTACTTCAGCCCCAGCAAAACTGGACTCAAAACCTAGAATGGACATAGCTGGTCATCTGAAACGAAAACACCTGTCTTACGTGGTTTCCCCGTAG
- the PARK7 gene encoding Parkinson disease protein 7 codes for MASKRALVILAKGAEEMETVIPTDVMRRAGIKVTVAGLTGKEPVQCSRDVFICPDASLEDARKEGPYDVVVLPGGNLGAQNLSESPAVKDILKDQESRKGLIAAICAGPTALLAHGIGFGSKVTTHPLAKDKMMNGAHYSYSESRVEKDGNILTSRGPGTSFEFGLAIVETLMGKEVAEQVKAPLILKE; via the exons ATGGCCTCGAAAAGAGCATTGGTGATTCTAGCAAAAGGGGCAGAGGAAATGGAAACTGTAATCCCCACTGATGTTATGAGAAGAGCTGGG ATCAAGGTGACTGTTGCAGGCCTAACAGGAAAAGAACCAGTGCAGTGCAGTCGAGATGTCTTCATTTGTCCTGATGCCAGTCTTGAAGATGCCAGGAAAGAG gggCCTTATGATGTTGTGGTCCTGCCTGGGGGTAACCTTGGAGCTCAAAACTTGTCAGAG TCTCCTGCTGTGAAAGACATTTTGAAGgaccaggaaagcagaaaaggcctGATTGCTGCTATATGTGCAG GTCCTACTGCCCTTCTGGCACATGGGATAGGGTTTGGGAGCAAAGTCACAACACACCCTTTGGCCAAAGATAAAATGATGAATGGAG CACACTACAGCTACTCCGAGAGCCGCGTGGAGAAAGATGGGAACATCCTCACCAGCCGTGGCCCTGGTACCAGCTTTGAGTTTGGGTTGGCCATTGTTGAAACGCTGATGGGGAAGGAAGTGGCCGAACAGGTGAAGGCACCCCTAATATTGAAGGAGTGA